The Gouania willdenowi chromosome 3, fGouWil2.1, whole genome shotgun sequence genome includes the window TTGATGACTTTATAAGAGCAGACTGCACTCTGGACGCACCTTCAGGCAGTTTGAGTCAAACGGCATGAAGCCATGCTATCAAAATGAGAAACAAGAGGCAGCTGGGAGGAAGTAATGAGCTGGGTAATGGCAGACAggttcagccaatcagaacatcATTACTCAGCAGCCTTATTTCTCACTGAGGATTGTTGCAGAGCGCCACACATACTTGGCTCAATTACTTTGGTCTTTGTGGGGATAAGAAGGGGGTGGGAAGTCAGAccacaatcagacgcacttaaTGAAAGTGACGGATCCCAGACGCACCACCAGTGCACGTGCTACGATCAGGAGCTGAGGAAGtctcacaataacaacaaacaagTCATTCATGCTTTGTTTACCAGGCAGTCCAGTTGGGATACGGGGCTCTTGCTGCCAGGCTGGCTGATATCCCAGATCTTCACGCAGCCTTTGCCGCCGGTGTAAACGTGACGTGTTGGGTTGCTGATAGTGACGGCACACACCACTTCGCCATGACTCAGCGTGTTGATCTGGCGGGCATGGCGTGGGATGCCCGGGCCAATCAGTGCATCTGGAGGGAAGGGCACAGGCTGCATCTGACCGTCTGCACTGACGTGAAACGAGTACGCTCTGCAGAATAAAAGAATGAGATGGTAAATAGCGTGCATTGGAATcaaagtaaacactaaacaattCAGAGATGATACATACGGTTTCCCTCCAGAGATGGATGTAAGGCTTGCTGGCAGACCCGGGGCTCTCATGTGAGGGTGAGGATCAAACCCGGCCTGTtttagcaaaagaaaaaaaagcaaagctcaGCCATTAACCCACAAAGAGGAATTAGCCTAAGCTAATATTCAAGTTTGTGACGAAGCCACGCTTTAGGATGAAAACTTCTATTGTTTCCAGGCGATTACCTTGAAAGGCGCGCAGAGCTTTGGTGCATATAAAAAAGCTTTACACAAGACTACAACATCCcacttgctaatgctaatgaaagCCTTGGAGATTTTCAAACACAGAGatgcattttttcttcttcttcgagCCTTTAgaatgctaacgagctaacaTCAAAGTACAGGAGTCGAGCCTTCTTTGTACTCCCTCATTACGTACACACAACAAGCTGCAGCTAGCCGAGTAGAAACATTTGCAATGAGTTACGGAAATACACGGAGAATGCTTACGTTTCTCAAAGTCACTTTGCAAACAACATAACCTACAGCAATGCCGGAAGAGGCTAGAGTTAGGAACTGTGTTTAATCAGAATGACTATTTGAGGAATTcctctgatgtgtgtgtgataaatccGCATTTTAAGGCTCAGACTTTGTATTGAAGCCCTAATACTTACAATCGGTGATCGTCCGTacgcaacagcagcagcagcaacgctCATTTGTGGAGATATGAGACCCGGATAGACGCCGGGGCTGGTCAGGGATCCGTTCATTTCATGATGACCCATCATGGCGAACGGGCTGGCGTAAGAGCCCGCGATGGACAGTGGTGTCCTCAGGGCTGGGGCGGCTAAAGAGAAGAAAATATCCATCAATATAACCTTAACATGAGAATGTCACAGTAATACATGTTTGGTAAAGGTGGAAATCATGGTTATAATGAAGTATAAACACTTCAATGCATCTATCTACGGGACTCCaatttcccacaatgcaatacaatGTCAATAAATCGATTGCGTTGACTGTGGAACTCAGAAAActcagtggaccaacaccagcagatgacatggcagcCCAAATAATCGCTGACTGGGGAAACACACTGGACTTCAAGCAATGTGGATTCTGAGCCTccactcttcctccagactctggtaccttgatttccaaatgaTATGCAACATTTATACTTTCGTCTAAAAAAAGGACTTTGGACCATTGAGCAACAGTCCACAGCCCAGGTAAGACGCTTCTGACGTTGTCTCTTGTTCCAGAGTGGCTTGACACGAGGAATGCGACATTTGTATCCTATGTTTAGGATAGATCTGGGCCGATAATCGATAAATCAATTGACtggacaataaataaaatgaactctGTAAGTTTTCGGGCCTCGGTATATCGCCATATTCATATCTATCATATGTACCTGTCAGCTGCAGAGGCTATTTTTAGCAACGAATATTAAACAGCatataactcagtcagttcttataatttatcagtgaacctgcagtgtaattactctaaaatagtataccACTGCCAggaaatcttagatttaggtaaatcaaatcATTATAGTCTGGTAGATGCGGCAACTCTGGACCTGCTACGTAGCTTCGGATTGCTACGCCGGCTACACTCAGTGGCCTGTGAAGCAGTGGAGCCTCGTACCAGCAGACCCTCGTAGGGCTCGGTAGGTTTTGCATTTGAGGTGGGTTTTTTCTTAAGAGACagggtctattttattgtttttgtttgttatatttattaaagtgtaataataatgaacatTAATTTCTTGAAATTTAACTCTTTCAAATTTGCCTCAAGTgttttctaaaagaaaaaacaagaaactgGACAAGAATACACAATGTATTAGTATGTTTACACATGTTTGCTGAATAGTGTAATTTGCTTTGGTGGAATTTAATAATGTATGAATGATAAAGAAGAAAGTAAGAATGATTTTCTTTTGTCCCAATCCCGACAAATGTAGATCAGTCTGAGTTATGTTTGATGTGATAGGTCTGCTTTTGTATTTGCACATCAGCAGTAGCTTCTCTAATAACAGCATTAACCAAGGATTTTGTTTTTCACAAGCCTGTTTGGACTTAGACAAAAGAAAAGGCAGagagtattttcttttttgaaaaaaaagctgctTCGGATCACCTAAAGCCTCCATGCCGGGGGGTTTGCCCATGGTCAGAGGTCGCAGACCTGGGGTGGTGCTGGTTCCTGGTGTCGGTGCCTCATTCCTTGGTGTGGGCGTGTTGGACTTAAGGCTGGGCGTGGATGACTTGTCattctgaaacagaaacaaactcATTATCAGAGAAAGACAAAtaaaatttccattgctatgcggatgatacacagctttatttgtcaattaaatcagatgaaactcatcagtcaATAAAACTCCAGGCCCATCACAGCCTGGAGAGCACAAAGTGAGGTGTGGAGCTTTAGCAGGTGACTCAGATTgttaattgtgatttaaaaaaatagaaaatttgtATCGTAGATGAGTCCATATTCTTTAAATGGCCTGGTGTTAGACTGTGGCAGCAGGCTGATCCGTGAGCTGCTCAGTGTCAGAGCAAATGacggaggaagaggagaggatGAAGCAGCTCCCCTGCTGAGGAGTTGCTGGGATATTTACAGCCAGAGGCCGAGGGAGAAATGAGCGTTTATTGGGTAAGCCATAAAAGAGATTGAGAGGACTGAGTCACAGGGTTTGATTTCCTGAGAGTGCGTCCACCCTCTGCCCCCTCAAGCCCTGCAAAGCAGCCAGCTGCTAAGCCTGCGTATTAGCCTTTCACACACCCACTCCGTTTGACAAATGCTCTGCCTTCACTGCCGCCTCCTTATTTCATCTCCTCCTAACTGTACTCACGTGGGCGTGGTCTTTGGCTTTGCTGGACGGCGTGCTGCCCGAGGAGGCGACGGAAGCTGGGCTGTTGGGGACGGCATCCTTCTTAAGGACCCGGGACTTGTCCAGGCCGTTCTCCGGAGGTGAGTGAACAGGGCTGACTCGCGGGGTGGCCGGGTCCTGTAGAGGTAAACGAAGCACACGGAGAGCTGGACTGAGCAAACACAGTGAAGAGAAGCCACTGCCATGGACATGTAGGTCAAACAAACCTGGGCCTCATGAGCAAATACTGATAAACACACTCGTACGCCCGTGTgcgctctctctctttctcacacacacacacactctttattCACCTGTCACACACTATCTCTTACTTTCTGCATGAATGGCAAAAGCAACACAGCAAAAAAGAACACacacttaaaacacacacagctgatatTATGACAGACATTTGGCAACACTGGGGAAGgcatgttaaggttttatttatttagacaacttttttcaggaaactcTCACACCCAGGACTCTATTCTCCAGAGACCATCGGtcgacagggggcgtggccagcctgattGAACTCTTAAttttggccacgcccagaaagaactcatggGGGGAATccgcagatgcctctgaggaagactgacagttggcagtcgaaacatgttagGAGGTCAaaataaatttcctgaaaacttttgtctgaataaatgaaaccataacatatttaaaaaaagaagacaaaaaaacttgctggaattactggGAAAGGTGTTGAGGCTTCCAGACAAAAGCAACGTGTATACGTAcgtacgcgtgtgtgtgtgtgtgtgtgtggcaggagGAATGTGCCAGAAAAACTCAAAACGCCGCCTATACCTCGTTGGAAACATCCACCACCAGGTCGTCGCTTTTGTCGCCATCACTGTCCTGAAAggaatgacaaaaactaaaatgaactgTTGAACTTCCAACAACAGGCAACCAAAGTCAGAGTGTAACCTGTGGGGATTATCAGTGCAGCAGAGCTTTGGTGTCCAATTCAGCCATTGGTTTGtgaaaaaggaaataaagaTAATTCCTAAAATAAGTCAGTTTTTTCCAAAGATTACTGGGAAACCCTTGCAATCAATACTTCAGAGAGTAATAATACAACTTCATGTATAAAAagcaataaatataaaatgaatgaaGGTCTTAATTGAACATATTAATCTGTGCATCAATGTACAGATTTTTGGCAAACAAGTGCAAAAATTACACAATCAAAACCCAATATAACATGATAATGAGTGATACTTTCTCTGTAAGTTCTGGTTGATCCAACTCAATAAATATGGCACGGTGACTAGAGGTGTCAGAAAAAATCGATCTGGCGATATTTCTTCGTGCGAttttatcgtatcgatccaaaaaatgtccaaatagattttttttttaattgtgtttttttaatgaaaaactatTTAATTGGACTAAGATATGCATAGCACTGGATGTCAGTGAagcacatcagaccttgttaaactacctctcTCCTTAATGCATATTAGGTcagaagttgattgcactttattttcataaaatatactGGGtatttttatagatgtatgtgtttacttaacagaatcagaatatgTTGTTGAAGCAAAAGTAAAACTTTTTGAATAATGGAATTTGACATTGTGATAAACTTACCACTTGTTTTAGATatttgttcttgcaagtttaaaaaatgaaataaattgtatttcataccactttgtacttgtaaaaggaaaatttgtaattattgatattataaTAAATCGCAATGTgcatcatattgtttagtagtgggctatatcgtattgtgacatgcaaatcgtgaatcgtatcatcacattcatggcaatgtacaccCCTAATGGTGACTAAAAAATTATCAGACTTTTTACTTATATTTTGCTGCTCCTTTACTATTTGGCCAGAAGTCAAACCACTGTGTAACAGTGAGAAACACTCACGTATCGAGTCATGTTGTCCTTGTCGTCCACTTTGCGTTTCTTGGAGTCGAGGCTGTAGTCGGAGGAGCTTCGGTGCTTCTCGCTCGCTGCCCGAAGGCTGTCGGATGGAGACACCGAGTTATTCTGCCAACGACCATATACAGAGTGTCAATCATTGTGAAACACTCTGACCCATGTGGAGATGAACTGCAGCTGTGTGAACATCAGTGAGCTTCAGAAAGAGAGAAACTCAGGCTGCAGGACAACAACTGAGCGCTGTCCAGTCCGTTTAGGCAGATTTGGAATGCATGTGATTTGTCTTGTAACAGTATTAACAACAGTAGTAGTTAATAATTAGCTTCAATGTACAGTTCTGTGTTATGTTAGATTGTGTTTCTTATATTGGAAGTTTTTATGTACTGTCTTGAGTATtaaaagaactacaaaatgttTTCTCCATCGGTCCTCTTAGCTGGAAGAAATACTATGATACCCCGAGACAGGTCCTTGATACCCATATAGAAATTTCTGGTGCATCTATTattgataaataaattattagttaaaaaaacaaacattcgctttctttttttttcttccatctaAACGGGATTAAACTACATATTACTGAAAGTAAAATCCCTttgaacaaaatacattttaaaaaattaaagtgaacacacccccacacacatGGACAGCAGAAGATCAAACTTTGTTTCACAAAGCAAAGTGTATAACAATTTATACACCCACAATAGTTCTGAGCTTTTTCcaaatcaaaatattacaaaaacatgCAGCCCTTTATTTTAgtgaatgtgaaagaaaaaatgtgatgAACCTTGTCtggtcaggcttttaaaaagcaTCTGACTGCAGATGATTCAACCGACTGCATCACTAAAGGAGGATTCACCTTGTTGAAATTCGTGGCTGAGTcgacagatattttttttggggCACCACAAAGGCATCAGTGCGCAAAGGAAACGGGTGACACAGCTGagcaaacagcaaaaacaccaGCGGAAGACAAAAAGCCTGAGCTGCCAAATAAGTTGATGTGCAGACTGAGCGAAAAGagacaacacacacatacacacacaggtactGAAATCAAACACCGGCTACATCCTGACTCCCCCTGCCTGTGTGTCACGTCAAAGCCAAAACACGACTGACACCATAGTTCATCCAAATCAACCAGATTACAGAACGAAAAAGAAAGAGAATGAGGCCCCTGAAGGGAACCTCAGTGAGAGCCTGAGCTGAGGTGCCAGCACAGAAGAGAAGAGAGCCATGAAACAGGCAGAGTGAGAAAATGAGGAAGAAGGACAAGAGAGCAAAACAGGAAAGAAAGTTGGCGAGCAATGAGAGCATAGCTGTGTGGCAATGAGTTCTCCCCACCAGTGGGAATGCCCGGGCAGACTGGCACGCTCTGAGAAGCTGCAAACTGGGCTTTTGTAGTCTGAGAGCTGGTGTGGATGTGCTGCTGCCAAACAGGTCAAGAGGCGGGTGGGAGGGGGGAGCAACCAAGGAAGTTAAGGAGAAAAACTTTGGACCATCTCACACCATCAAAGATCCAAACAGATGACTGCCTCATAGTAATGACACAGCCACAGAAAAAGTTGGACATTTGGGCTTTTATTGATGCAATAACCCTGAAATGACTGATGATCCAAAAACGTGTTTTTCGGTTCAACCTGCAGCTCATTTTtcaatcagataaagacaatcAATCAAAATTTATGTGGTCGAAAAAAAGATGTCAAATGTTAAAATTGgcactcgaaagtttgttttaatctccatCATAAACAATGAGTTTATTAACATTTTCGAAACAGTTTTGaatgttgcattgtgggatgtggagcccGTAGACAAATGgaaggaagtgtttttacttcattcttactgtgatttcttgtgtttcttcaccagacaaggcaGACAGTGATTGGTTccactccatttttgttctcgttATTCCTTGTGACATCACCTTGATCCACAAGACATTCAATTTCGTCCTGATTCAGATGTTTGTGTAAGCCCTGAAATAAAAATCTGctatttttttaagtacaactttcaatgaaaacaccagaaatgtgttgggaagtcactttggcagagttttgggAGGCAAACGCAAGAAAATCATGGTtggaatgaaggaaaaacacttccatgcatacgtctacgggactccacgtcccacaatgcaatacgcAAAACTTTCCCAAAAAAGTCAATAAATGGAGATagaaacaaactttcgagtgcCAATTTCAGCCTTTtgcatagtttttattttttgatctcTGAGGCCTATATTATATCACTCAAATGTAAGACATGTGGCCTGGCTCTTAGCTATGGTACAGTTAGTTGGACAAACAGACTGCTGCATCATTACAGCAGAACTCTGAAAGACTTCCTCAGTCTCACTGACCCTGGAATGGCCTACAGGTTCAGTATCAGATGACATGAGACCACAGGACAAGCAGACattgtctgtgtatgtgtgtgtgtgtgtgtgtgtgtgtgtgtgtgtgtgtgtgtgtgtgtgtgtgtgtgtgtgtgtgtgtgtgtgtgtgtgtgtgtgtgtgtgtgtgtgtgtgcgcgcactaGAAAAAGGAGGCGTCGAGGGTGGCGGGGGATCAGGTAAGGTGGTATTGGCAGCCGCTCATCATCACATGAGAAGGGGTTGGAGTTTGGGTTCCTTTCAGACATGAGTGGGCTCATTCACTATGGCCAGCCAGTGAGAACTCAATCTGGCTGAGGGGGCCTGACACAGCGTTTTGCTTCGGTTACCTGAGAGCCTTAAGCCAGTCCAATAAACAAGGACTTTAACATGAGAAGGAACACAGAGAGCAATAAAGAGAGGAGAGAAGTGGTGGAAATGAATCAACGACTGAGATAAGAGGCCGTCTGAGCAGAAAAGATGAGTAAACGCCAAAGAAAAGCAAAGAAACTAATAAAAGGTGAACAGAAAGAGTCGTGACTGAACACATGCAAAAGTGAGTGGTTCAgtaagaagagaagaagagtcAGACTCACTTTTAATTGTCCTGAAATTTAAAGAGGGAGCAGAGTACTAATCCTCAGGCAGTGACTGGAGTCATTTTCCACTTGGATTAGATAGCACTGGTTTCATTTGATTTCAGTCAGCTTAGATTCCCCTGActagaggtgtgtgtgtgtgtgtgtgtgtgtgtgtgtgtgtgtgtgtgtgtgtgtgtgtgtgtgtgtgtgtgtgtgtgtgtgtgtgtgtgtgtgtgtgcacacgttTCTACACCAACAACACAAACCTGTGGAGAACAACTGGCTTAAGGTGATACAAAAGAATCTGATTCACAAAGTCCTTCGTCACACCAAGACAAACGCAAACCCACACAACGAGTCACGGTCTCCCACTGAGCCAAATAATTACAGGTCACACAGACGAGCAATGACATAAGGTAAAAGGCGTAGGTGCGTTGggacacaaacgcacacaaaaacaaacacacagcagaTGGAGCCTGAGACAGTACACATACCGTGCTTGACTCGCGTTCTTTCAGAGGAATGGCCAGAGGCGAGTGAAACGATGAGGGTCCAgcagaagaaaacaaaacacaaattagTCCAAAAGTCAAGCAACTTTTGAAAGAATGAGCAGTAATGACAGCGTGGGAACATTCATTAAAATTGCTTTATTCATTCTCATCACAGTCACAATTAAGTATAGctaattaaaaacatacatgtgaatgaaaactatataaaaatagattaatatatacataaattaaTAACAATGAAACTAATTTCGTCGCATGGGACCCATGCAATCATGTCTGTATTTATTAGCAATAATACTGTTCCATATCAGGTTAGTAAATGAgcattgaatctttaaaaaaaaaatgcatcaactcatcttatgctttatattttattattctacatacagtatataacagaTTTAATCAACTAATATCTTagtgtcatttagttgacttaaAACTAGATTATAActaaaatagtcctgatgagtaaattttgacaaaaactaagttgcattgcagtgactaaaactaaaccaaaTTTTGCTATCAAAATTTACACTGGCCACGTTACAATAACATTATCAAATAACTTATGTATGTCACCTTTTctccgtaaaaaaaaaaaaaagtgttatatAATATTCTAGACTAATAAATCCAAGCACTGACATGTTTGGTTTCCAAAGCAGCCGCACAGTGTCTGACTTCCCATCTGATGTCAGCAGGAACAAGATTTTCATGTTGAAATGTGTGACGGGTGTGGCCAACCCAATCAAACTGAAGCCTAAATAAATGTTGCCTCAGTACATAAACACTTGAGACGTGGCCTGGCATGTGCTCTGGCAGGTGCAGTTCACCCTCACTAAAGCACTGTGGGTTTTAAAGTGTTTGACAGGCTGTGTTCCTCACCTCGGTGCTCCAAGTCATGGTGGTTCTTCTCATCCTTCACAGGCAGGTGAGCCTGGCTGCCCAAAGCGCCCAGGGCCAGAAGGCCAGAGCCAGCGCCCGTCACAGAGGGGAGGCCGGGCGGCTGCAGCCCCGAGGGGTGTGGGGGCAGCTGCACTGGGGGGCCGTGTGCGGCATGAGAGAGGTGCTGCgcctggagctgctgctgctgtgagaaAATGCAGGAGACAAAAGACGGGACAGAGGACAAGTGGGTCGGCTGGGAAGTGAATCCATGAATGGAGCATTACAGCTGGCTCTGAACATGTTCCGTTTAGGGCCAAAAGCATTTATACAGATTTGCAGAGTGACACTCCCTGCCAACATGCAGATCCAGCTAATTCAGAGTCGGATGGAAAACAAACTGTTCACACAGCAGCTGCAAAAGCAGATTTACGCCATGTCTGGATCAGTCAGTGCTGGAGAGTCAAACAGAAAACTGCTTTCATTCCCAAACCAACTCATGTTCAATGTATTGAGAAtgggttgttttttcttttttaaaatacaccGAGATAATCCAACCTAGTCTCACAAAGTTCCtgacactgacacaaaaaggactttgattctttttttgtttgtggcaATGCACAGAACaatatgtatgtactgtatgttaagCAGCACAAAATGTTGCAGCGCTGCCTGGTGCAGATTGAAAAGCAATGCATTTCAATAAGATTTAAAATAGTGGTGAGCCACACTATCGATACAATGATACATCGTGATATTTCGTCTTGCGGTACGTTACatacaatacacaatacaatacaatcgATTATCACAAAATCACTGTGTCATGTGAATATCGTTATCTTGGGCATTACATTTCGAGATATATCGTA containing:
- the tle3b gene encoding transducin-like enhancer protein 3-B isoform X4, which encodes MYPQGRHPAPHQPGQPGFKFTVAESCDRIKDEFQFLQAQYHSLKVEYDKLANEKTEMQRHYVMYYEMSYGLNIEMHKQTEIAKRLNAILAQIMPFLSQEHQQQVAQAVERAKQVTMTELNAIIGQQLQAQHLSHAAHGPPVQLPPHPSGLQPPGLPSVTGAGSGLLALGALGSQAHLPVKDEKNHHDLEHRGPSSFHSPLAIPLKERESSTNNSVSPSDSLRAASEKHRSSSDYSLDSKKRKVDDKDNMTRYDSDGDKSDDLVVDVSNEDPATPRVSPVHSPPENGLDKSRVLKKDAVPNSPASVASSGSTPSSKAKDHAHNDKSSTPSLKSNTPTPRNEAPTPGTSTTPGLRPLTMGKPPGMEALAAPALRTPLSIAGSYASPFAMMGHHEMNGSLTSPGVYPGLISPQMSVAAAAVAYGRSPIAGFDPHPHMRAPGLPASLTSISGGKPAYSFHVSADGQMQPVPFPPDALIGPGIPRHARQINTLSHGEVVCAVTISNPTRHVYTGGKGCVKIWDISQPGSKSPVSQLDCLNRDNYIRSCKLLPDGRTLIVGGEASTLTIWDLASQTPRIKAELTSSAPACYALAISPDAKVCFSCCSDGNIAVWDLHNQTLVRQFQGHTDGASCIDISHDGTKLWTGGLDNTVRSWDLREGRQLQQHDFTSQIFSLGYCPTGEWLAVGMESSNVEVLHHTKPDKYQLHLHESCVLSLKFAYCGKWFVSTGKDNLLNAWRTPYGASIFQSKESSSVLSCDISADDKYIVTGSGDKKATVYEVIY
- the tle3b gene encoding transducin-like enhancer protein 3-B isoform X2 translates to MYPQGRHPAPHQPGQPGFKFTVAESCDRIKDEFQFLQAQYHSLKVEYDKLANEKTEMQRHYVMYYEMSYGLNIEMHKQTEIAKRLNAILAQIMPFLSQEHQQQVAQAVERAKQVTMTELNAIIGVRGLPNLPLTQQLQAQHLSHAAHGPPVQLPPHPSGLQPPGLPSVTGAGSGLLALGALGSQAHLPVKDEKNHHDLEHRGPSSFHSPLAIPLKERESSTNNSVSPSDSLRAASEKHRSSSDYSLDSKKRKVDDKDNMTRYDSDGDKSDDLVVDVSNEDPATPRVSPVHSPPENGLDKSRVLKKDAVPNSPASVASSGSTPSSKAKDHAHNDKSSTPSLKSNTPTPRNEAPTPGTSTTPGLRPLTMGKPPGMEALAAPALRTPLSIAGSYASPFAMMGHHEMNGSLTSPGVYPGLISPQMSVAAAAVAYGRSPIAGFDPHPHMRAPGLPASLTSISGGKPAYSFHVSADGQMQPVPFPPDALIGPGIPRHARQINTLSHGEVVCAVTISNPTRHVYTGGKGCVKIWDISQPGSKSPVSQLDCLNRDNYIRSCKLLPDGRTLIVGGEASTLTIWDLASQTPRIKAELTSSAPACYALAISPDAKVCFSCCSDGNIAVWDLHNQTLVRQFQGHTDGASCIDISHDGTKLWTGGLDNTVRSWDLREGRQLQQHDFTSQIFSLGYCPTGEWLAVGMESSNVEVLHHTKPDKYQLHLHESCVLSLKFAYCGKWFVSTGKDNLLNAWRTPYGASIFQSKESSSVLSCDISADDKYIVTGSGDKKATVYEVIY
- the tle3b gene encoding transducin-like enhancer protein 3-B isoform X6, which encodes MYPQGRHPAPHQPGQPGFKFTVAESCDRIKDEFQFLQAQYHSLKVEYDKLANEKTEMQRHYVMYYEMSYGLNIEMHKQTEIAKRLNAILAQIMPFLSQEHQQQVAQAVERAKQVTMTELNAIIGQQQLQAQHLSHAAHGPPVQLPPHPSGLQPPGLPSVTGAGSGLLALGALGSQAHLPVKDEKNHHDLEHRERESSTNNSVSPSDSLRAASEKHRSSSDYSLDSKKRKVDDKDNMTRYDSDGDKSDDLVVDVSNEDPATPRVSPVHSPPENGLDKSRVLKKDAVPNSPASVASSGSTPSSKAKDHAHNDKSSTPSLKSNTPTPRNEAPTPGTSTTPGLRPLTMGKPPGMEALAAPALRTPLSIAGSYASPFAMMGHHEMNGSLTSPGVYPGLISPQMSVAAAAVAYGRSPIAGFDPHPHMRAPGLPASLTSISGGKPAYSFHVSADGQMQPVPFPPDALIGPGIPRHARQINTLSHGEVVCAVTISNPTRHVYTGGKGCVKIWDISQPGSKSPVSQLDCLNRDNYIRSCKLLPDGRTLIVGGEASTLTIWDLASQTPRIKAELTSSAPACYALAISPDAKVCFSCCSDGNIAVWDLHNQTLVRQFQGHTDGASCIDISHDGTKLWTGGLDNTVRSWDLREGRQLQQHDFTSQIFSLGYCPTGEWLAVGMESSNVEVLHHTKPDKYQLHLHESCVLSLKFAYCGKWFVSTGKDNLLNAWRTPYGASIFQSKESSSVLSCDISADDKYIVTGSGDKKATVYEVIY
- the tle3b gene encoding transducin-like enhancer protein 3-B isoform X3; the protein is MYPQGRHPAPHQPGQPGFKFTVAESCDRIKDEFQFLQAQYHSLKVEYDKLANEKTEMQRHYVMYYEMSYGLNIEMHKQTEIAKRLNAILAQIMPFLSQEHQQQVAQAVERAKQVTMTELNAIIGQQQLQAQHLSHAAHGPPVQLPPHPSGLQPPGLPSVTGAGSGLLALGALGSQAHLPVKDEKNHHDLEHRGPSSFHSPLAIPLKERESSTNNSVSPSDSLRAASEKHRSSSDYSLDSKKRKVDDKDNMTRYDSDGDKSDDLVVDVSNEDPATPRVSPVHSPPENGLDKSRVLKKDAVPNSPASVASSGSTPSSKAKDHAHNDKSSTPSLKSNTPTPRNEAPTPGTSTTPGLRPLTMGKPPGMEALAAPALRTPLSIAGSYASPFAMMGHHEMNGSLTSPGVYPGLISPQMSVAAAAVAYGRSPIAGFDPHPHMRAPGLPASLTSISGGKPAYSFHVSADGQMQPVPFPPDALIGPGIPRHARQINTLSHGEVVCAVTISNPTRHVYTGGKGCVKIWDISQPGSKSPVSQLDCLNRDNYIRSCKLLPDGRTLIVGGEASTLTIWDLASQTPRIKAELTSSAPACYALAISPDAKVCFSCCSDGNIAVWDLHNQTLVRQFQGHTDGASCIDISHDGTKLWTGGLDNTVRSWDLREGRQLQQHDFTSQIFSLGYCPTGEWLAVGMESSNVEVLHHTKPDKYQLHLHESCVLSLKFAYCGKWFVSTGKDNLLNAWRTPYGASIFQSKESSSVLSCDISADDKYIVTGSGDKKATVYEVIY
- the tle3b gene encoding transducin-like enhancer protein 3-B isoform X1 — protein: MYPQGRHPAPHQPGQPGFKFTVAESCDRIKDEFQFLQAQYHSLKVEYDKLANEKTEMQRHYVMYYEMSYGLNIEMHKQTEIAKRLNAILAQIMPFLSQEHQQQVAQAVERAKQVTMTELNAIIGVRGLPNLPLTQQQLQAQHLSHAAHGPPVQLPPHPSGLQPPGLPSVTGAGSGLLALGALGSQAHLPVKDEKNHHDLEHRGPSSFHSPLAIPLKERESSTNNSVSPSDSLRAASEKHRSSSDYSLDSKKRKVDDKDNMTRYDSDGDKSDDLVVDVSNEDPATPRVSPVHSPPENGLDKSRVLKKDAVPNSPASVASSGSTPSSKAKDHAHNDKSSTPSLKSNTPTPRNEAPTPGTSTTPGLRPLTMGKPPGMEALAAPALRTPLSIAGSYASPFAMMGHHEMNGSLTSPGVYPGLISPQMSVAAAAVAYGRSPIAGFDPHPHMRAPGLPASLTSISGGKPAYSFHVSADGQMQPVPFPPDALIGPGIPRHARQINTLSHGEVVCAVTISNPTRHVYTGGKGCVKIWDISQPGSKSPVSQLDCLNRDNYIRSCKLLPDGRTLIVGGEASTLTIWDLASQTPRIKAELTSSAPACYALAISPDAKVCFSCCSDGNIAVWDLHNQTLVRQFQGHTDGASCIDISHDGTKLWTGGLDNTVRSWDLREGRQLQQHDFTSQIFSLGYCPTGEWLAVGMESSNVEVLHHTKPDKYQLHLHESCVLSLKFAYCGKWFVSTGKDNLLNAWRTPYGASIFQSKESSSVLSCDISADDKYIVTGSGDKKATVYEVIY